The following coding sequences are from one Salvia hispanica cultivar TCC Black 2014 chromosome 3, UniMelb_Shisp_WGS_1.0, whole genome shotgun sequence window:
- the LOC125212706 gene encoding ferruginol synthase 1-like: MESFPFLAALFLITAATWFISSRQRRKNLPPGPFPLPIVGNMLQLGTQPHETFAKLSKKYGPLMSVNLGSLYTVIVSSPEMAKEIMHKHGQVFSGRTIAQAVEACGHDKISMGFLPVGGEWRDMRKICKEQMFSHQSMEDSQDLRKLKLQQLLDYAHKCSDECRAIDIREASFITTLNLMSATLFSLQATEFDSKVTMEFKEIIEGVATIVGVPNFADFFPILRPFDPQGVKRRADVYFGRLLALIEGYLNERIQSRKTNPNAPKKDDFLETVVDILEANDYKLKTDHLTHLMLDLFVGGSDTSTTELEWIMEELMSHPDKMAKVKAELKSVMGDQKVVDERQMPNLPYLQAVVKESLRLHPPGPLLLPRKAESDQVVNGYLIPKGSQVLINVWAMGRDESIWKNANTFEPERFLDQKTDFKGQDYELIPFGSGRRLCPGLPLANRILHTVTATLVHNFDWKLERPDASDAERQGVLFGFVVRRAEPLRIIPFKQ; encoded by the exons atggaGTCCTTCCCTTTCCTCGCTGCGCTATTCCTCATCACCGCCGCCACATGGTTCATCTCCTCCCGGCAGCGGCGGAAGAATCTCCCGCCGGGCCCCTTCCCCCTTCCGATCGTCGGCAATATGCTCCAGCTCGGCACTCAGCCTCACGAAACATTCGCAAAACTATCAAAGAAATACGGCCCTCTGATGTCGGTCAACCTCGGCAGCCTGTACACCGTGATCGTATCCTCCCCGGAGATGGCCAAGGAGATCATGCACAAGCACGGCCAGGTGTTCTCCGGCCGCACCATCGCCCAGGCCGTGGAGGCGTGCGGCCACGACAAGATCTCCATGGGGTTCCTCCCCGTGGGGGGCGAGTGGCGCGACATGCGCAAGATCTGCAAGGAGCAGATGTTCTCTCACCAGAGCATGGAAGACAGCCAGGATCTCCGCAAGCTGAAGCTGCAGCAGCTGCTCGACTACGCTCATAAATGCTCCGATGAATGCCGTGCCATTGATATTCGCGAGGCCTCTTTTATCACCACGCTCAACCTCATGTCTGCAACTCTCTTCTCGTTGCAGGCGACTGAGTTTGACTCCAAGGTCACCATGGAGTTCAAGGAGATCATTGAGGGCGTCGCGACCATCGTTGGTGTGCCTAATTTTGCTGACTTCTTCCCCATCCTCCGCCCCTTTGACCCGCAGGGGGTCAAGCGCAGGGCGGATGTCTACTTTGGTAGATTGCTCGCTTTGATCGAGGGCTATCTCAATGAGAGAATCCAATCGAGGAAGACTAACCCGAATGCACCCAAGAAGGACGACTTCCTCGAGACAGTCGTGGATATTCTTGAGGCCAACGATTACAAGCTGAAGACTGATCATCTCACTCATCTCATGCTG GACTTGTTCGTTGGAGGATCAGACACGAGCACGACCGAGCTAGAGTGGATAATGGAGGAGCTAATGTCGCACCCGGACAAGATGGCGAAGGTGAAGGCGGAGCTCAAGAGCGTGATGGGTGACCAAAAGGTGGTGGACGAAAGGCAGATGCCGAATCTCCCATATCTGCAAGCAGTGGTGAAGGAGTCGTTGCGCCTCCACCCACCGGGGCCTCTGCTTCTTCCCCGGAAGGCAGAAAGCGATCAAGTGGTGAACGGGTACCTCATCCCGAAGGGGAGTCAGGTGCTGATCAACGTGTGGGCTATGGGCCGAGATGAATCCATATGGAAGAATGCTAATACGTTTGAGCCGGAGCGGTTCTTGGATCAAAAAACTGACTTCAAAGGGCAGGATTACGAGCTGATTCCGTTCGGGTCGGGGAGAAGGTTGTGTCCGGGTCTGCCATTGGCCAACCGGATCTTGCACACGGTGACAGCCACACTGGTTCACAACTTCGATTGGAAACTGGAGCGGCCGGATGCGAGTGATGCCGAGCGCCAGGGTGTGTTGTTTGGGTTCGTGGTTCGGAGGGCTGAGCCACTCAGGATCATCCCATTTAAGCAAtga
- the LOC125212705 gene encoding ferruginol synthase-like, which translates to MDPLVSSLLIALSLIGLTGFLFLRSRRGPRLPPGPRPLPIIGNFHQLGKKPYETLSHLAKTHGPLMSIRLGSLYTVIVSSPEMAKELLQRHGQVFSGRTIAQVMHARDLSKLSMAFTPVGKEWRNKRKICQEEVFSERSLEGSEALRQEKLQQLVEHVGRHCERGDVVDIHDVLLVTNLNLMLTTLFSTRSPDFESKTTKEFKEIIEVIAIAVTLPNFADYFPILKPFDPQGIKRKAELYFGKLFAKFEGFLNERLESRKNNPGGPKEQDLLETLVDISQGTDYNLTTEEILYLLFDLFVGGSETNTTSIEWIMTELLFNPDKLKKLKEEIKSVVGEKGQIREADIAHLPYLQAVVKETLRFHPPGPLLLPRRSEADQEVNGYVIPKGAQILFNVWAMGKDPSIWTDPERFEPERFLEKKVDFKGQHFELIPFGAGRRICPGMPLATRILQMTTAVLVHNFEWRLEKDKDHADHKGEVLAMALRRETPLRAIPIKI; encoded by the exons atggaTCCCCTCGTATCCTCTCTTCTCATTGCTCTATCCTTGATCGGTTTAACCGGTTTTCTATTCCTCCGGTCGCGGAGGGGGCCTCGGCTCCCTCCGGGACCAAGACCCCTCCCGATCATCGGAAATTTTCACCAGTTAGGAAAAAAACCATACGAAACACTGAGCCACCTCGCCAAAACCCACGGCCCCCTCATGTCCATCCGCTTGGGCAGCCTCTACACGGTGATCGTCTCCTCGCCCGAGATGGCGAAGGAGCTCCTCCAGCGTCACGGCCAGGTCTTCTCCGGCCGCACCATCGCCCAAGTGATGCACGCACGCGACCTGAGCAAGCTCTCCATGGCCTTTACTCCGGTCGGGAAGGAGTGGCGCAACAAGCGCAAGATATGCCAGGAGGAGGTCTTCTCCGAGCGCAGCCTCGAGGGCAGCGAGGCCCTCCGCCAGGAGAAGCTGCAGCAGCTGGTGGAGCACGTGGGGCGCCACTGCGAGCGCGGGGACGTTGTGGACATCCACGACGTCCTGCTCGTGACAAACCTCAACCTCATGCTCACCACTCTCTTCTCCACCCGCTCCCCCGACTTCGAGTCCAAAACCACCAAGGAGTTCAAGGAGATCATCGAGGTCATCGCTATTGCCGTCACTCTCCCCAACTTCGCCGACTACTTCCCCATCCTCAAACCCTTTGATCCGCAGGGGATCAAGCGCAAGGCTGAGTTATACTTCGGCAAACTCTTTGCGAAATTCGAAGGTTTTCTTAACGAGAGGTTGGAGTCGAGAAAGAACAACCCGGGCGGTCCCAAGGAGCAGGATCTGCTCGAGACGCTCGTCGATATTAGCCAAGGAACCGACTACAACTTGACCACGGAAGAAattctttatttacttttc GATTTATTTGTGGGAGGATCAGAAACGAACACAACCTCGATCGAGTGGATCATGACAGAGCTATTGTTCAATCCAGATAAACTGAAAAAGCTaaaagaagagataaagagcgTAGTGGGAGAGAAGGGGCAAATTCGGGAGGCAGACATCGCACACCTCCCGTATCTGCAGGCGGTGGTGAAGGAAACACTTCGTTTTCACCCGCCGGGGCCTCTCTTACTCCCGCGGAGATCAGAAGCCGATCAAGAGGTGAATGGTTATGTGATTCCGAAAGGGGCGCAGATACTCTTCAACGTGTGGGCAATGGGCAAAGATCCGAGCATTTGGACGGATCCGGAAAGGTTTGAGCCTGAACGGTTCCTTGAAAAGAAGGTGGACTTCAAAGGGCAGCATTTCGAGCTCATACCGTTTGGGGCGGGGCGGAGAATATGCCCCGGAATGCCGTTGGCGACCCGGATTCTGCAGATGACGACGGCGGttttagttcataattttGAGTGGAGACTTGAGAAAGACAAGGATCACGCAGACCATAAAGGAGAGGTGCTTGCTATGGCCTTGCGCAGAGAAACTCCACTAAGAGCTATTCcgattaaaatttaa